The segment TCTATTATAAtgctttatttaataaatacatttattataTATCTGCTGAGTGAACTTTAatcctttaataaaattaatactaCTCAAAGAAATATCAATAACCAGTCATTTTCAAATTTAGATAGACATTAGGATCGAGgttgaaaattattaatatatacgACATGAGTTTTTCTTGatagttatatttttaaaattagattaaGATCTACttcaaaaaatgttatatttaaattaaagcTAAGCatgtagaaaagaaaaggtatcTAACATTAATTCTAACCAGAAAGATGTtacgtttacaacatttttacaacaaattacaggtagttagttgttattagttcaaatttgaaactaacattaagattacttttttgccctaataATAACAATCAGTAATAACTTgccatttaggatttgttgtaaaaatgttgtaagcATATCATTTCTAACTAAGGGCCAAAATAGAATGAAAATTGAAGACAGACTTTGATTTCCTAAAATTGTGTTTGACATAATgagatgagaaaagaaagagggggTATGTTTGGAGAGTGTATGTTGAATACTTTCTAAATTTGTTTTGGACTGTTATTTTCTAGGGgtttagtaatttttaaatgattaaGTGCTTAAATGTTGCCTGTGTTTTGAATTTTACTCCTTTCATAGTCAtgtagaagtttttttttttttttttttttttttgatggaagaCAGTCGACAAAAGTTAATTGAacacgattctcaaaaaaaaaaaaaaaggtttaagtGAACTAAGTTTGAAAACATCATGCTTTGCAGTTGACTTAGCACActgaaaaaacatcatttttgaataaataaagtTGTCTACTATGACCACTTATTTAGTCATGGTAATAACAAATTTCTACAAAGTATATTATGATCACTTGACATGATCATATGACGTATAGCTTGATATAAATTAGAAAGAACCTTCACCATTCCGATTCATTATAGTCAGTTTACTTTGACATTTTATATGAGCTTAATTACAAACTTACACAATCTAACATGAAATACTCATACTCACAAATTTGTTCTAGAATATGTGCTTGAGGCTTTGAGCTTAGCTCAATTAATAGTTGAGCCCAAACATATGTTTTAATTTGTCttacatttttagttttttacatGAATGGGACGTGAATTACCAAGTTTGTCTTTACTTAATTTAGTTACTTGAATGAGAATATAGGTTATTTCTCTTTTTGGAAGATATAGCATAGTGTTTGTAATCCAATTTCCTTCGCAAAAGAAACAAGATAAATATTATAAACGTGGTTAACCCTTTGCTTGGGTTGGGTTGTGATACTGGTACTATAAATACACTACCCACTCTCACACAACTTGCCATCCCAACTTCTTAAGACCACCATGGAGTTCTGTTATCATATCCTAACTATTTTAGGGCTTTTTACTTTGACAGTAATCTTTATTGCCTTAAACAACAAATCAAATACCAAGAGGGGTTACACCAAATGCATTGAAATCCCTGAACCCTCTGGGGCATTACCAATCATTGGCCACCTTCATCTTCTAGGAGGCCAAGAGCCAATGGCCAAAATTCTTGGAGCCATTGCCGATAAATATGGCTCATTCTTCTCACTCAAAATGGGTATCCATCGAATGTTGGTGGTGAGTAGTTGGGAGATGGTAAAGGAATTCCTAGCTACCCATGACAAAACTTTTGCTACAAGGGCCAGCATAGCAGTTGGAAAACACTTGTTTTACAACAATGCTATATTTGCACTTGCTCCTTATGGTCAATATTGGCGTGATGTGAGAAAGATGGCCACTCTTGAGCTTCTCTCGAGCCATAGGCTTGAAAAGCTCAAGCATGTTCGATTCTCAGAAGTGGAGTCTTTGATCAAAAACTTGCACTTGCTTTGTACAAACAACAAGGTGGTGACTCTTAGTGAGTTGTTCGACCACATGACCTTCAATATCAGCCTTCGGATAATTGTTGGTAAGCGATTTTCTACCACCACATATGGTGAAGAAAAGAGTGAGGCATGCCGTTTCCGAAGTGCCATAAAAGAGGCTCTTTATCTTAGTGGCGTGTTTATCTTGTCCGATGCTTTTCCACATCTTGAATGGATGGACCATAGAGGTCATGTGAGTTCCATGAAGAGGACTGCTAAGGAACTTGACTCGGTGCTTGAGATTTGGCTTGCTGAACATCTTCAGAAACGACTAGAGCAGAAGAGTGATGGTGAAAGCGATTTCATGGACGTGATGCTATCAAGCTTTCCGGAGGATGTTGAGATTTCGGGGCATACCCGCGACACTATTGTCAAGGCAACAGCACTGGTACGTTGTTAttataaacttttcaaaaatgtAATAGTAAGTAATGGGAAAGGTTTTTGTACATATTTGTATGCAATAATTGTTAGTATGCAATAATTGTTGCATAATTGAGTTATGTGGCAggaaaaaaagacaaacaacaTGACATTGGTCAATTTTGAACCTAGAAGAGAgaattataaaaacttaatcTTGAAAAGTATCATCTCAAATTTTAAAGTGAGCTCAGAGTGATTCATTTATGGGCAAAATCACTGTATTTATTTGATGAGCATGAGGGGCTtgttttggagaaattataaggttctTATGGTCGATAATTCCACTAAAAGACTtcccacttgtttaaaattgttgagtaagaaaattttttaaaacaaaaattgattactgactcagcaattttaaccGAGTGTGAgttttttagtagaatggtgGATAAGAGATGTAGTCTACCATGAGAATGGTATAATTTCTCCTTGTTTTGTGAGAAGGACTTTTTGAAAGTCGCTCATTGAAAATAACACACTCCACCaagaaatagttttattttgtgaGCCCACCGGGCCAccattcaataaattttttttggtttttttgaggaaatattTAATAGTTTAGGGTCCGTTTAGATTAAGAGAGaagggagggggagtagagtagagttggttgaaaataaactaattttaagCAAATTTTACTCTACTCTCCTTCTCTCATCCTTAATCTAAATAGACCCTATGTGGGGGACATTTAATAAGGCAATTTAGGCTCATACTTTAAGGGAGtgtattaaattcattatttcctAATAATTGAAGATTTAGGAACAACTGATAATTTATTGTTGTGTATGCGTGTGTGTTTTTTTGGCAGATTCTCCTCCTTACAGGAGCAGGAAGCACATCTACTACACTAACATGGGCAATCTCCTTGCTTTTAAACCACCCAAGTGTGCTAAAGGCTGCCCAAGAAGAGCTAGACATGTACGTAGGGAAAGATAAATGGGTGGAAGAATCTGATATCAAGAACCTAAAATACCTCCATGCCATAGTTAAGGAAACCTTACGTTTGTATCCACCGGGTCCCCTCACAGGAATACGTGAGGCCATGGAAGATTGTACTGTTGGTGGCTATTTTGTTCCAAAGGGCACTCGTTTGCTCGTTAACATATGGAAGCTGCAACGAGACCCACGTGTGTGGTCGAACCCATCTGAATTCCAACCAGAGAGATTCATGACAACTCATGCAAACATTGATGTTAGGGGTCAAAATTTTGAGTATATTCCATTCAGTTCTGGTAGAAGGTCATGCCCTGGAATCACATTTGGCTTGCAAGTGGTTCACTTGGCACTAGCTCGTGTGCTTCAAGGATTTGATATCACAACCATGGCAAGTGTGAAGGTGGACATGCATGAAGGACCAGGAATTGCCTTACCTAAGGTCAATCCACTTGACGTTGTACTCAAGCCTCGCCTTCCCATGGAGAGTTATTAATGGGTGAGAAGCTAATACTTAAATCTCAAGATCATTGCGCAAAATGTACTCGTTTTAGGGAGAATTATTATATATTCCTAGAATAAGGTGACGTGGTATTCTATTCTTTTACATGTTAATACTTGTCTTAATTAGTGGTATTGTTAAATAACAATTGCCTTATTATATATTGTGGTTTAGCATctactctttttttaaaatatcatatttttgaaattagtAATAGTTTCAATATGCATGCAACATTTCTTATCAAACGTTTCAACTCATAATAAGGGATTTAAATAAATTCTTTGACTTAATAAATAGTCGTATCACATATCCTTAAAGCTGAAAGAACATATATATAGAGCCTAAAGCTGAAAACTTAGTTGCTCACAATATCTAAGCCCAATGATTAgagcttattattattatttttttttttgagaagaagggcttattattattaattccaCGTTGGCATAAACTtattgagtaatgttatagatgcaaactattttacaatatttttaccaaatattgatgtgacaaattcttattggttctcATTTGGGCTCACCATTactatcatatttttatttaccaataaccaTACACCATATTAGCtgtttgtaaaatagtttgtgacttcAACATTTTCCATACTTATTCATGCATCTCACAGCCAAAGCTCTTAAAAATCAAGGAAATCCAAATGGAGGATTTTAAAACAGAATATGCACACATCAAAAACATGATGCACATAACCAAAGAGAAGCCAGCATAACAAGGTAACTAAAATCTTTTAGGAAGCAAGTATTACATAAACACAGGGTAGTTAAAGCATGTATTTCTTTAGGTACAAAACAATTGAATCAAGCcatgaaaaaattaatacaagTGGTACACATATCCACATGCTAGCAATTTACTAGCAAGGGGGTCCAAAACACATACTTCATTTTGGATGAGACCAAAAGTTCATATCtgtcagtttttagacccctcaaacaattgattaaacctaggtaattagccaagttgttacttagtccaattaaacaagtctaggttatcacaataataaagatcaaatcatgcaaagcagcgaaaaataaataacacaagatatgatcacctaggaaaccaaaccggtaaaaacctggggaggatttgacctagctatcctcaaggtaaacttgaatccactatcttgaaagaatcgaagttcatacaaaaggacttacaagcacccccgcttgacttcctaatgctaccaaccagtagaacttactgacacgaccacgtgcaagcttcgaatccacggactccttctttcttggattcctacTAGctacaagcactcccgcttgtgtattctttaagctttaatggcagcaactgaattgatcatcaaggtgtagaaaatatctcctctttgaaaaccctaagtttgtgtaaaggaaagctcttctagatctcacaagagatttacacaaaccgcaatatgagcaacactaaaacgtggctagggtttgccttttatacttaggacaaataagaaatcctaaaaacgttttaaaacaaatagggctgagttggaaaattctgcagaaaagcgatctgctcgagcttcgatcggtcgagcctcgatcggtcgagcctaagcttcgatcgattgagccaggccgaaagccacagtgcttcctgctttaaactcgattccaactttacattgacatacaactttgagctagctttaaacacttctaaacacattgttttaatcatggtttgccaacaatacaaattagagttctaaatacataaagtcctaaactttagaacctaacaaactccccctttggcaatccgtgacaaaacacaacttagaagctcaaagtttacaaaatgaaaagtcCTTTACagaataatgctcataaaccaaattcaatcataactactatccatcagttgcaagtgtagacagcagctcaattgaatcaacctgtatatttcctgaaacactaaacgaaatgcataaccgcatgtgtggaaataatacaagtaaacaaaataacttcttgatttcaaac is part of the Quercus robur chromosome 9, dhQueRobu3.1, whole genome shotgun sequence genome and harbors:
- the LOC126699044 gene encoding dimethylnonatriene synthase-like — encoded protein: MEFCYHILTILGLFTLTVIFIALNNKSNTKRGYTKCIEIPEPSGALPIIGHLHLLGGQEPMAKILGAIADKYGSFFSLKMGIHRMLVVSSWEMVKEFLATHDKTFATRASIAVGKHLFYNNAIFALAPYGQYWRDVRKMATLELLSSHRLEKLKHVRFSEVESLIKNLHLLCTNNKVVTLSELFDHMTFNISLRIIVGKRFSTTTYGEEKSEACRFRSAIKEALYLSGVFILSDAFPHLEWMDHRGHVSSMKRTAKELDSVLEIWLAEHLQKRLEQKSDGESDFMDVMLSSFPEDVEISGHTRDTIVKATALILLLTGAGSTSTTLTWAISLLLNHPSVLKAAQEELDMYVGKDKWVEESDIKNLKYLHAIVKETLRLYPPGPLTGIREAMEDCTVGGYFVPKGTRLLVNIWKLQRDPRVWSNPSEFQPERFMTTHANIDVRGQNFEYIPFSSGRRSCPGITFGLQVVHLALARVLQGFDITTMASVKVDMHEGPGIALPKVNPLDVVLKPRLPMESY